A stretch of the Geovibrio thiophilus genome encodes the following:
- a CDS encoding AAA family ATPase, with protein MYIDFFGFRDKPFRLTPEPSAFFCSLPHDRAMTMLEYGINSRKGFMLLYGLPGTGRTTLCFLLRETLVNCSVSYVPKTSDTDLLQKICNGFGIEAMFKSTENEYFGVMMDYFVGEYKKGRNNLIIIDDADEYSIDSFRTLEKLSEVEIEQCKLVQVLLVGTQELCSKLMYGNVKNLSERVLSVTELNLLGLSDTANYLQHRIRTAKGTDPEVLKRTAVVEIFRYSHGLPLEINLVADKAFQAAADAKDKKVGPKHVKEAIKHISGIRQPLRVFTIAQYLTPVLILLVLLLGGLQIKTFYDMKDIEEQYAGAKPAVEETVHEAEPVRTSEPAPVAETSPEPAPVSEPEPIKEESPAVQPVRIPAVPVAAPVTPPAEPVVKYGCITARSGLKMRNQPSPSGEVIGVAVYNSKVRLTGREGEWWRSTINGREGWLFADYVNEINQQDGCE; from the coding sequence ATGTATATCGATTTTTTCGGTTTCAGGGACAAACCTTTCAGACTCACCCCCGAACCTTCCGCTTTTTTCTGCTCACTGCCCCACGACAGGGCAATGACTATGCTTGAATACGGCATCAACAGCCGCAAGGGCTTCATGCTGCTTTACGGTCTGCCCGGAACAGGAAGAACAACGCTCTGCTTCCTGCTTCGTGAAACACTTGTTAACTGTAGTGTTTCCTATGTTCCTAAAACGTCTGACACTGATCTTCTCCAGAAAATCTGCAACGGATTCGGCATAGAAGCGATGTTCAAATCCACCGAAAACGAATATTTCGGTGTGATGATGGACTACTTCGTGGGTGAATACAAAAAAGGCAGAAACAACCTGATCATAATAGATGATGCGGACGAATACTCCATAGACAGCTTCCGCACACTGGAAAAGCTCTCCGAGGTGGAGATCGAGCAGTGCAAGCTGGTTCAGGTTCTCCTTGTGGGGACTCAGGAACTTTGCAGCAAGCTGATGTACGGCAATGTTAAAAACCTGAGTGAGCGGGTTCTCTCCGTCACGGAGCTGAACCTTCTCGGGCTGAGCGATACGGCGAACTATCTTCAACACCGCATAAGAACCGCCAAAGGGACAGATCCGGAGGTTCTTAAACGCACTGCCGTTGTGGAAATTTTCCGTTATTCCCACGGTCTCCCGCTGGAGATAAATCTCGTTGCGGATAAAGCTTTTCAGGCGGCAGCGGATGCTAAAGACAAAAAAGTCGGTCCCAAGCACGTTAAAGAGGCGATTAAGCATATCTCGGGTATAAGACAGCCACTGAGAGTATTTACCATTGCGCAGTATCTGACGCCAGTGCTTATTCTTCTCGTCCTTCTTCTCGGCGGTTTACAGATAAAAACATTCTATGATATGAAAGATATAGAAGAACAGTACGCCGGAGCAAAGCCTGCTGTTGAGGAAACAGTTCACGAAGCCGAACCAGTCCGGACTTCTGAACCCGCCCCTGTAGCGGAAACATCTCCTGAACCAGCTCCCGTCTCCGAACCGGAACCAATAAAGGAAGAATCTCCTGCTGTTCAGCCTGTCCGGATACCTGCGGTTCCTGTAGCCGCACCGGTTACACCTCCCGCAGAACCTGTGGTTAAATACGGCTGCATCACAGCAAGAAGCGGTCTCAAAATGAGAAATCAGCCTTCACCGAGCGGAGAGGTTATCGGCGTTGCCGTTTACAACAGCAAGGTAAGGCTTACTGGACGTGAAGGAGAGTGGTGGCGTTCCACAATTAACGGAAGGGAAGGCTGGCTCTTCGCCGACTATGTGAATGAAATAAATCAGCAGGATGGCTGTGAATAA
- a CDS encoding HU family DNA-binding protein codes for MNKKELIEKIAEKSGLKKSDAEKALKAFEEATVEALKADDKVTLVGFGTFSVSARRERKGRNPQTGAEMTIHSKRVPKFVAGKLFKDSVD; via the coding sequence GTGAATAAGAAGGAACTTATTGAGAAGATTGCCGAGAAGTCAGGACTGAAAAAGTCTGACGCAGAAAAAGCGCTTAAAGCTTTCGAAGAGGCAACTGTTGAAGCTCTTAAAGCAGATGACAAAGTTACACTTGTAGGCTTTGGAACATTCTCTGTTTCCGCAAGGAGAGAGCGCAAGGGAAGAAACCCTCAGACTGGTGCTGAGATGACTATCCATTCCAAAAGGGTGCCCAAATTTGTTGCTGGCAAACTTTTCAAAGACAGCGTGGATTAA
- the speB gene encoding agmatinase: protein MKFEPISNCFISCDEPFDTAENIIMGIPYDGTCSFRPGSRFAPDAIRSSSCGIETYSPILDADLEEMKICDIGDLELSFGNKKSILGVIEAAALEVFNSGKRLISLGGEHLVTLPLFHALSVSLKTKDICVVHLDAHADLRDDYMGERLSHATVIRRISEITGTSNIFQYGIRSGTKEEFDLIKKEGTMVTPFSDLPKVIGNRPVYLTIDLDVLDPSGFPGTGTPEPGGWQFIEIYNILSVIKELNVKAADVVELSPHYDHSGVSTVTASKVVRELLLSL from the coding sequence ATGAAATTTGAACCTATCAGTAACTGCTTTATTTCCTGTGACGAGCCTTTTGACACAGCCGAAAACATCATCATGGGCATACCCTATGACGGAACATGCAGTTTCAGACCCGGTTCAAGATTCGCGCCGGACGCTATCCGTTCATCCTCCTGCGGCATAGAAACCTACAGCCCCATACTGGACGCCGACCTTGAAGAGATGAAGATCTGCGACATAGGCGATCTGGAGCTCTCCTTCGGAAATAAAAAAAGCATCCTCGGCGTTATAGAAGCCGCCGCGCTTGAGGTTTTCAACTCCGGCAAAAGGCTTATCTCCCTCGGCGGGGAACACCTCGTTACCCTCCCGCTTTTCCATGCGCTTTCTGTGAGCCTCAAAACCAAAGATATATGCGTTGTCCATCTGGACGCACACGCCGATCTCCGTGATGATTACATGGGGGAAAGGCTCTCACACGCCACAGTCATCAGAAGAATTTCGGAAATAACTGGCACATCAAATATTTTTCAGTACGGAATACGCTCCGGAACAAAAGAAGAGTTTGATCTTATCAAAAAAGAAGGTACAATGGTAACACCGTTCTCTGATTTGCCCAAAGTCATCGGAAACAGACCCGTCTATCTTACAATAGACCTTGACGTCCTTGATCCGTCAGGCTTTCCGGGCACCGGTACTCCCGAGCCCGGAGGATGGCAGTTTATTGAGATTTACAATATTCTCAGTGTTATCAAAGAATTAAACGTAAAAGCTGCTGATGTGGTTGAACTTTCGCCGCATTATGATCACAGCGGAGTATCCACCGTAACAGCGTCAAAGGTAGTCAGAGAGCTACTTCTGAGCCTTTAA
- a CDS encoding aspartate-semialdehyde dehydrogenase, which yields MAQLQKKDAYNVAIAGATGAVGETFLQILEERNFPIAELRLLASKRSVGKTLKFKGKDYTVQELTHDSFKDIDIALFSAGGGRSLEFAPSAVKAGAVVVDNSSAYRMDDEVPLVVPEVNPQDAFKHKGIIANPNCTTIIMVVALQPLHAYSRIKKVVVSSYQSSSGAGAQAMQELMDQTKAWAEGKEIKAEKFANQLLFNVFPHIDSFTANGYTKEEMKMFNETRKIMGDKDIKVSATCVRVPVLSAHSEAVTVETEKEITPELARELFSKAPGLIVKDNPEKSEYPMPLYVAGQDDCYVGRIRKDISADNTLSFWVVGDQLRKGAATNAVQIAELLIK from the coding sequence ATGGCGCAATTACAGAAAAAAGACGCTTACAACGTGGCCATTGCCGGTGCGACCGGCGCCGTCGGAGAAACCTTTCTCCAGATTCTCGAAGAGAGAAACTTCCCCATAGCAGAACTCAGACTTCTTGCTTCCAAACGCTCAGTTGGAAAGACGCTTAAGTTCAAGGGTAAGGATTACACGGTGCAGGAACTCACGCATGACAGCTTCAAGGATATAGACATTGCCCTGTTTTCAGCAGGCGGCGGCAGAAGCCTTGAGTTTGCCCCCTCCGCGGTTAAAGCGGGCGCAGTTGTTGTGGATAACAGCTCAGCGTACAGAATGGACGACGAGGTGCCTCTTGTAGTGCCCGAAGTCAACCCGCAGGACGCTTTCAAACATAAAGGCATAATAGCCAACCCCAACTGCACCACAATCATTATGGTTGTGGCGCTCCAGCCTCTTCATGCCTACTCCAGAATAAAGAAAGTGGTGGTTTCATCCTACCAGTCTTCCTCCGGCGCAGGCGCACAGGCTATGCAGGAGCTTATGGATCAGACCAAGGCATGGGCGGAAGGAAAAGAGATTAAGGCTGAAAAATTTGCCAACCAGCTTCTTTTCAACGTTTTCCCCCACATCGACAGCTTCACTGCCAACGGCTACACCAAAGAAGAGATGAAGATGTTCAACGAAACAAGAAAAATCATGGGTGATAAAGACATTAAAGTCAGCGCCACATGTGTTCGTGTTCCCGTTCTCTCCGCTCACTCCGAGGCTGTTACTGTTGAAACGGAAAAAGAGATTACTCCCGAGCTTGCCCGTGAGCTTTTCAGCAAGGCGCCCGGACTGATAGTTAAGGATAATCCCGAAAAGAGCGAATACCCCATGCCCCTCTATGTTGCAGGGCAGGATGACTGCTACGTGGGCAGAATCAGAAAGGATATATCCGCAGACAACACACTCAGCTTCTGGGTTGTGGGCGATCAGCTCAGAAAAGGTGCTGCCACAAACGCAGTACAGATTGCAGAACTTTTAATTAAGTAG
- a CDS encoding 50S ribosomal protein L11 methyltransferase yields the protein MYERKIYDIPLKGGKTMRIRQGAFGSGEHETTLACLKHLQKMDLAGKRVLDVGCGTGILGIAACMLGAEMCIGFDPSFAACETALFCNELNGVTNNYVICGYNDAVRGCFDVVAANIYQDILIALCSYIADILTDEGIALLSGIPIEYNYDVRVCYERQGFKVLDLNLHDEYSTVLLKKGG from the coding sequence ATGTATGAAAGGAAGATATACGACATCCCGCTGAAAGGCGGCAAGACCATGCGCATACGTCAGGGAGCATTCGGCAGCGGAGAACACGAAACCACCCTCGCCTGCCTGAAACATCTCCAAAAAATGGACTTGGCGGGCAAACGGGTTCTGGACGTGGGCTGCGGCACGGGAATATTGGGTATCGCCGCCTGTATGCTCGGCGCTGAAATGTGCATCGGGTTTGACCCCAGCTTCGCCGCATGCGAAACCGCCCTCTTCTGCAATGAGCTTAACGGCGTGACGAACAATTATGTTATATGCGGGTATAATGATGCCGTGCGCGGCTGCTTTGACGTTGTGGCGGCGAATATATATCAGGATATTCTCATTGCACTCTGTTCTTATATAGCTGATATTTTAACAGACGAAGGAATCGCCCTGCTCTCCGGCATTCCCATTGAATATAATTATGATGTAAGGGTTTGCTACGAAAGGCAGGGGTTCAAAGTCCTTGACTTGAATCTGCATGATGAATATAGTACGGTTCTTTTGAAAAAGGGCGGTTAG